The genomic DNA GCGGGTCTGGAGAGCGCAGACGGCGGCGCCGTGCTGCTCGGAGGGCAGGACGTCTCGCGCATCCCCACCAACAAGCGCGACATCGGCATGGTCTTCCAGTCGTACTCGCTCTTCCCGCACCTGCGCGTCGATGACAACACCGCGTTCGGGCTGCGTCGTCGGGGCGTCGGCAAGGCCGCTGCGGCGAAGCGCGCGCTCGACGCTCTGGCGCTGGTCGGACTCGAGGGTTTCGCCGATCGCTATCCGCACCAGCTCTCCGGCGGTCAGCAGCAGCGCGTCGCTCTCGCCCGCGCTCTGGTCACCGAGCCGCGTGTTCTGCTGCTGGATGAGCCGCTGTCGGCGCTCGATGCGAAGGTGCGAGTGCAGCTGCGCGACGAGATCCGCCGCATTCAGCTGCGGCTCGGTATCACGACGGTGTTCGTCACTCACGATCAGGAGGAGGCGCTGGCCGTCTCGGATCGGATCGCGGTGATGGATGCCGGTCGCATCGACCAGATCGACACCCCCGAAGAGCTCTATCTGCGCCCCGCGACCGCGCACGTCGCCGCTTTCGTCGGACTCTCCAGCGTCGTCCCCGGTGTCGCGTCGGGTGGGCACGTGACGGTGTGGGGCCGCGAGCTGCCGACGAACGCGCCCGCCGATGGGCCGGTCGAGGTGCACCTGCGGCCCGAGAACCTGCGGTTCTCCGGAGAGGCGAATGCCGCGATCGGCGGCGTCGTGGAGGAGAGCACGTTCCTCGGCAGCATCCGCCGCACGCTCGTGAAGACGGATGCCGGCGACCTGGTCCGCGTGCAGCACGATGCGCACCAGCATCCGTCCTTCGGAGACCGCGTGCACCTCGCGATCGAGCCGGTGCCGGTGGCGGTGCGCGCCACGGGCTTAGGGTGACCGAGAATCGAGACCTCAGGTTTGTGTCGCGCATCCCGCGGCACAATTCTCACATCATCCATCGACAGTTCACGCGTTCGTCTTCTTCTCCCCCTTGGCTGAATCTGATGCCGACTGCGGCGTCTTTCCCGTAGAGCTACCGAGGAGATACCCATGCTCGTGTCCAGAGAACGCCGCCGCGGCACATTGTTGGCCGTTGGCATCACTGCGCTGATGGCAGCCACGCTGATGACTCCGACGATCGCGATGGCCGCGGACGATGGCGCCACCGACATCACTGAGAACGGAGGTGCGACACGCAACACGGAAGACCGCACGGCCGCCGTGCGCGAGGCCCTCGTCGACGGCCCCGCCAAGAACGTCATCCTTCTCATCGGTGACGGCATGGGTGACTCCGAGATCACAGTCGCGCGCAACTACGCCGAAGGCGCATCCGGAGCATTCGCCGGGATCGATGCCCTCCCGCTGACGGGCTCTTACACGACCTACTCCCTGCGCGAGGACGGCACCGCGAACTACGCCTCCGAGTCCGCTTCGACCGCAAGCGCATGGTCGACCGGCACGAAGGCGATCAACGGTCAGCTGAGCATCGACATCAACGGCGTGGCACAGGCGACCCTCCTCGAGCTTGCGAAGGCGAACGGGATGAGGACGGGCGACGTTTCCACCGCCGAGATCCAGGACGCGACCCCAGGTGCCCAGATCTCGCACATCTCCCAGCGCGGATGCTACGGACCGGACAAGACGTCGGCGAACTGCGCCTCGGAGGCGCTCGAGAACGGCGGACTCGGCTCGATCAGCGAGCAGCTGCTGAACCTTCGTCCTGACGTCACGCTCGGCGGCGGCTCGGCAAGCTTCACGCAGACTGCGAAGGCGGGTCCGTGGGAGGGCGCAACCTTGTTCGAACAGGCCGCGGACCGCGGCTACCAGGTGGTTGACGACGCTGAAGGGCTTGCCGGGGTCACCGCGGCGGACCAGAACGCGCCATTGCTCGGCCTCTTCACGCCGGGCAACTTCCCCGTGCGCTGGCAGGGCCCTGAGGCCACCGTCGGCGGTGGCGATGCAGCCCCAACCGCGTGCACCGAGAACCCCGAGCGTCTCGACACCGGTCTCTCGCTGGGTTCGCTCACGCAGAAGGCGATCGAGCTCCTCGACAACGACAACGGCTTCTTCCTGCAGGTGGAGGGCGCGAGCATCGACAAGCAGAACCACGCCGCAAACGCGTGTGCTCAGATCGGTGAGACTGTCGACCTCGATGAGGCCACGCAGGTGGCTCTGGCATACGCACAGCAGAACCAGGGCACCTTGGTCGTCGTCACCGCCGATCACGCTCACACGAGCCAGATCGTCGGCTCGACCCCTCCTGGACTCAGCGTCAACCTGCAGACCGTCGAGGGCGGATCGATGATCGTGTCCTACGGCACGGCAGAGGCGGGCGGATCACAGCAGCACACCGGTTCGCAGGTGCGCGTCGCCGGGTACGGCCCCGGAGCTGCCAACCTGCTCGGGCTCACGGACCAGACAGACCTCTTCTTCACCTCGGCAGGCGCACTGGAACTCAACCGCGACCTGAAGTCGCTCAGCGCTGACGCAACGATCTCGGCCAGTGCTGCGGAGGTCGCACCCGGTGCAACTGTGACCGTGAGCGTTGATGGTCTCGACGCGGACTGGCAGGCGAGCGTTGCATCGGATGCGGCTGCCGCAAAGCTTGCAGCCGCTTCGAGCCCGCAGCGCGACGTGCTGTCTGGTCGCGCCGAGTTCACCGTCACGGCCCCTACTGAGGTCGGAACGCACAGCGTGACGGTGACCGGAGCGCAGACGGGCGTTGTTCTCACGACAGACATCACCGTCACTGAGACTCCGACGACGCCGGCACCCACTGACCCGGCTGACGGCGGCGCAGGCGCTCTGCCCGGCGGACAGGGTGGCGCCGGCGCCGGCGGCGGACTCGCCATCACCGGTGCGGCCGTTCCGTACGTGCTGCTGGCGATCGCTGTCGCGATGATCGCTGTCGGCGGCTACACGATTCACCGTCGCCGCATGATCTGAGTGTGAACCGGTCGCCTCTCGGCGGCCCCAGCGAGGCTGGCGCTACACCTTTCAGCGTCCGCGGCATCGATCGATGTGGCGGATGCTGGAAGGTGTAGCTGTTTCGCCTGACTCTGGCGCGTGGTGACGTTACAGAACGCGGGCGAGGAAGTCCTGCGTGCGCGGATGCTGCGGGTTCGCGAGCACCTGGCGCGGGTCGCCCTCCTCGACGATCACGCCACCGTCCATGAAGATCAGGCGGGATCCGACCTCGCGCGCGAAGCCCATCTCGTGCGTGACGACGAGCATCGTCATCCCCTCGTCGGCGAGAGTGCGCATGACCTGCAGCACCTCGCCCACCAGTTCGGGGTCGAGCGCGGAGGTCGGCTCGTCGAACAGCATCATGTCGGGGTTCATGCACAGCGCCCTGGCGATCGCCACGCGCTGCTGCTGACCGCCGGAGAGGTGACCGGGGTAGGCGTCGGCCTTCTCGCTGAGACCCACCCGGCCGAGCATCTCGCGGGCGACCCTCTCGGCCTCGGTCTTCGAGCGCTTCTTCACGCGCTGCTGCGCGATCATCAGATTGCCCATCACATCGAGATGCGGGAACAGGTTGAAGCTCTGGAACACCATGCCGATGCGCGTGCGGACGCGGTCGATGTCGATGTCGGGGTCGGTGATGTCGATCCCCTCGATCAGCACCTTTCCGCCGGTCGGCTCCTCGAGCAGGTTCACCGATCGCAGCAGGGTCGACTTGCCGGAACCCGACGGTCCGATCACGCACACGACCTCGCCCGCCGCGACGGTCAGGTCGATGCCCTTGAGCACCTCGTTGTCGCCGAAGCTCTTGACGAGCCCCTGGATGTCGATCGCCGGGGCGTGGACATCGATTAGATCAGTGCTCATCGCTGCCTCGCCATTC from Microbacterium profundi includes the following:
- a CDS encoding ABC transporter ATP-binding protein produces the protein MTALPATADNVLLAEAGEGTRVQFQGIEKSYGSNQVLHGVDLDIAPGEFVSLLGPSGCGKTTALRVLAGLESADGGAVLLGGQDVSRIPTNKRDIGMVFQSYSLFPHLRVDDNTAFGLRRRGVGKAAAAKRALDALALVGLEGFADRYPHQLSGGQQQRVALARALVTEPRVLLLDEPLSALDAKVRVQLRDEIRRIQLRLGITTVFVTHDQEEALAVSDRIAVMDAGRIDQIDTPEELYLRPATAHVAAFVGLSSVVPGVASGGHVTVWGRELPTNAPADGPVEVHLRPENLRFSGEANAAIGGVVEESTFLGSIRRTLVKTDAGDLVRVQHDAHQHPSFGDRVHLAIEPVPVAVRATGLG
- the phoA gene encoding alkaline phosphatase; its protein translation is MLVSRERRRGTLLAVGITALMAATLMTPTIAMAADDGATDITENGGATRNTEDRTAAVREALVDGPAKNVILLIGDGMGDSEITVARNYAEGASGAFAGIDALPLTGSYTTYSLREDGTANYASESASTASAWSTGTKAINGQLSIDINGVAQATLLELAKANGMRTGDVSTAEIQDATPGAQISHISQRGCYGPDKTSANCASEALENGGLGSISEQLLNLRPDVTLGGGSASFTQTAKAGPWEGATLFEQAADRGYQVVDDAEGLAGVTAADQNAPLLGLFTPGNFPVRWQGPEATVGGGDAAPTACTENPERLDTGLSLGSLTQKAIELLDNDNGFFLQVEGASIDKQNHAANACAQIGETVDLDEATQVALAYAQQNQGTLVVVTADHAHTSQIVGSTPPGLSVNLQTVEGGSMIVSYGTAEAGGSQQHTGSQVRVAGYGPGAANLLGLTDQTDLFFTSAGALELNRDLKSLSADATISASAAEVAPGATVTVSVDGLDADWQASVASDAAAAKLAAASSPQRDVLSGRAEFTVTAPTEVGTHSVTVTGAQTGVVLTTDITVTETPTTPAPTDPADGGAGALPGGQGGAGAGGGLAITGAAVPYVLLAIAVAMIAVGGYTIHRRRMI
- a CDS encoding amino acid ABC transporter ATP-binding protein — encoded protein: MSTDLIDVHAPAIDIQGLVKSFGDNEVLKGIDLTVAAGEVVCVIGPSGSGKSTLLRSVNLLEEPTGGKVLIEGIDITDPDIDIDRVRTRIGMVFQSFNLFPHLDVMGNLMIAQQRVKKRSKTEAERVAREMLGRVGLSEKADAYPGHLSGGQQQRVAIARALCMNPDMMLFDEPTSALDPELVGEVLQVMRTLADEGMTMLVVTHEMGFAREVGSRLIFMDGGVIVEEGDPRQVLANPQHPRTQDFLARVL